The region GCTACGCCCTGCTCGTCTCGTGGGAGACTCTGGAGGACCACACCGTGGGCTTCCGCGGCAGCGCCGAGTACCAGAGCTGGCGCGCCCTGCTGCACCACTTCTACGACCCGTTCCCCACCGTGGAGCACTTCACGAGGGTGGAGCTGGGCTGAGCGTCACACCGTGACGAGGCCGAGGGCGATGCCGCGCGCGACGGCCCCGGCGCGGCTCTGGACGCCCAGTTTGGAGTACAGCGCCTGCACATGGAATTTCACGGTGCTCTCGCTGACGCCCAGGTCCCGCGCGGCGCGTTTGTTGCTGAGGCCCTCGGCGAGCAGCGCCAGCACGTCGCGTTCGCGGGGGGTGAGGGTCACCTCGCCCGAGGGGAGCGGCTCCTCGTCCGGTGGGGTCAGCCAAGCGGGCGGCAGCGTCACCAGTCCCGCCGCTGCGCCGTGCACCGCCGCGATCAGTTCGGCGGGCGTGGCGTCTGCAGGCAGGGACGCCCAGCCGTGCGGGCAGAGGTCGGGC is a window of Deinococcus grandis DNA encoding:
- a CDS encoding response regulator transcription factor, which produces MTAAPARPTVLVTLGSAVLAAGVAAILRGAGFLTAQDGHEPDVLIVDDAWLDDPSPLDGAAVVSLGSRAWVEVLPDLCPHGWASLPADATPAELIAAVHGAAAGLVTLPPAWLTPPDEEPLPSGEVTLTPRERDVLALLAEGLSNKRAARDLGVSESTVKFHVQALYSKLGVQSRAGAVARGIALGLVTV
- a CDS encoding antibiotic biosynthesis monooxygenase family protein, whose protein sequence is MILEIALLQVRPGQTTEFEAAFAQAQPIIAGMPGYVRHELHHCLEDDHRYALLVSWETLEDHTVGFRGSAEYQSWRALLHHFYDPFPTVEHFTRVELG